The proteins below come from a single Sorghum bicolor cultivar BTx623 chromosome 4, Sorghum_bicolor_NCBIv3, whole genome shotgun sequence genomic window:
- the LOC8079450 gene encoding serine/threonine protein phosphatase 2A regulatory subunit B''beta isoform X1, whose protein sequence is MVEAPAPADLSAAAQVPALPLQVDLLQLPPEVPAPGAPALRGVLDRLFAHWLSLPDTAALLASLVHKAKASGGGGAAAAMLPSMMLQGGAAVPPLSPRSPRLSRRPSSLGAGQPNRSASPLRPPAARPAKEVIPQFYFQDGRPPPYEVKKQCISTVDQLFAGHSNGLRAPEFRMVTRELCKLPTFFTTVIFDKIDKESTGFVTRDAFIDFWVNSNLMSMDSATQVFTILKQQNRNYLTKEDFKPILKDLLDNHPGLEFLKSTPEFQERYAETVVYRIFYSLNRIGSGHLTLRELKRGNLLNALRHADDEEDINKVLRYFSYEHFYVIYCKFWELDTDHDFFIDKENLIKYGNHALTYRIVDRIFSEVPRKFTSKVEGKMGYEDFVHFILSEEDKSSAPSQEYWFKCIDLDGNGILTHIELQFFFEEQLHRMECMAQEPVLFEDILCQLIDMIGPENDKYLTLKDFRRCKLSGHFFNILFNLNKFMAFEARDPFLIRQMREEPSLTDWDRFARREYVRLAMEEDGEDASNASGDVWDESLESPF, encoded by the exons ATGGTggaggcgccggcgccggcggatcTGAGCGCGGCGGCGCAGGTGCCCGCGCTGCCGCTGCAGGTGGATCTCCTGCAGCTGCCGCCGGAGGTGCCGGCCCCGGGTGCCCCCGCGCTGCGCGGCGTCCTCGACCGCCTCTTCGCGCACTGGCTCTCGCTCCCGGACACCGCCGCGCTGCTCGCCAGCCTCGTGCACAAGGCCAAGgccagcggcggcggtggcgccgcgGCCGCGATGCTGCCCTCCATGATGCTGCAGGGGGGAGCCGCCGTGCCGCCGCTCTCACCGAGGTCCCCGCGCCTCTCGCGGAGGCCCAGCAGCCTCGGCGCCGGCCAGCCCAACCGCTCCGCGTCGCCGCTCCGCCCGCCAGCCGCGCGCCCCGCCAAGGAGGTCATACCGCAG TTTTATTTTCAAGATGGACGGCCACCGCCGTACGAGGTGAAGAAGCAATGCATATCGACAGTTGATCAGCTCTTCGCCGGCCACTCAAATGGTCTTCGGGCTCCAG AATTTCGGATGGTTACCAGGGAACTCTGCAAACTACCGACATTCTTTACCACTGTTATCTTCGATAAGATAGACAAGGAGAGCACGGGATTCGTGACAAG GGATGCCTTCATTGATTTCTGGGTGAATAGCAATTTGATGAGTATGGATAGTGCAACCCAAGTGTTCACAATTCTGAAGCAACAGAACCGCAATTACCTCACAAAG GAGGATTTTAAACCGATTCTGAAAGATCTTTTGGACAACCATCCTGGTCTGGAGTTCTTAAAGAGTACACCTGAATTTCAAGAAAGATATG CTGAGACTGTCGTATATAGAATATTCTATTCCTTGAATCGAATTGGGAGTGGACATCTGACACTCAGGGAGCTGAAGCGTGGAAATCTACTCAATGCACTCAGGCATGCTGATGATGAAGAGGATATCAATAAAGTTTTAAG GTATTTTTCATATGAGCATTTCTATGTGATATATTGCAAGTTCTGGGAGCTGGACACAGACCACGACTTCTTTATTGACAAAGAAAATCTTATTAAGTATGGAAATCATGCACTGACATATAGGATTGTAGATAGAATTTTTTCAGAG GTTCCTAGGAAATTTACAAGTAAGGTTGAAGGGAAAATGGGCTATGAAGATTTCGTCCATTTTATATTGTCTGAAGAGGACAAATCATCAGCGCCAAGCCAAGAATATTG GTTCAAATGTATAGATTTGGATGGCAATGGCATACTTACACACATTGAACTACAGTTCTTTTTTGAGGAGCAACTTCATCGCATGGAGTGCATGGCCCAGGAACCTGTTCTATTTGAGGACATCTTGTGTCAGCTCATTGATATGATTGGACCTGAG AATGATAAATATTTGACATTGAAAGACTTCCGAAGGTGCAAACTGTCTGGGCATTTCTTCAACATTCTCTTTAATCTGAACAAATTTATGGCATTTGAAGCTAGGGATCCATTCCTCATCCGCCAA ATGCGTGAAGAGCCATCATTAACAGACTGGGATCGTTTTGCACGAAGAGAGTATGTAAGATTGGCGATGGAAGAAGATGGTGAAGATGCTTCCAATGCAAGTGGAGATGTTTGGGATGAGTCACTTGaatctcctttctag
- the LOC8079450 gene encoding serine/threonine protein phosphatase 2A regulatory subunit B''beta isoform X2, producing MVEAPAPADLSAAAQVPALPLQVDLLQLPPEVPAPGAPALRGVLDRLFAHWLSLPDTAALLASLVHKAKASGGGGAAAAMLPSMMLQGGAAVPPLSPRSPRLSRRPSSLGAGQPNRSASPLRPPAARPAKEVIPQFYFQDGRPPPYEVKKQCISTVDQLFAGHSNGLRAPEFRMVTRELCKLPTFFTTVIFDKIDKESTGFVTRDAFIDFWVNSNLMSMDSATQVFTILKQQNRNYLTKEDFKPILKDLLDNHPGLEFLKSTPEFQERYAETVVYRIFYSLNRIGSGHLTLRELKRGNLLNALRHADDEEDINKVLRYFSYEHFYVIYCKFWELDTDHDFFIDKENLIKYGNHALTYRIVDRIFSEVPRKFTSKVEGKMGYEDFVHFILSEEDKSSAPSQEYWFKCIDLDGNGILTHIELQFFFEEQLHRMECMAQEPVLFEDILCQLIDMIGPEVAFITFVHCQVINVLC from the exons ATGGTggaggcgccggcgccggcggatcTGAGCGCGGCGGCGCAGGTGCCCGCGCTGCCGCTGCAGGTGGATCTCCTGCAGCTGCCGCCGGAGGTGCCGGCCCCGGGTGCCCCCGCGCTGCGCGGCGTCCTCGACCGCCTCTTCGCGCACTGGCTCTCGCTCCCGGACACCGCCGCGCTGCTCGCCAGCCTCGTGCACAAGGCCAAGgccagcggcggcggtggcgccgcgGCCGCGATGCTGCCCTCCATGATGCTGCAGGGGGGAGCCGCCGTGCCGCCGCTCTCACCGAGGTCCCCGCGCCTCTCGCGGAGGCCCAGCAGCCTCGGCGCCGGCCAGCCCAACCGCTCCGCGTCGCCGCTCCGCCCGCCAGCCGCGCGCCCCGCCAAGGAGGTCATACCGCAG TTTTATTTTCAAGATGGACGGCCACCGCCGTACGAGGTGAAGAAGCAATGCATATCGACAGTTGATCAGCTCTTCGCCGGCCACTCAAATGGTCTTCGGGCTCCAG AATTTCGGATGGTTACCAGGGAACTCTGCAAACTACCGACATTCTTTACCACTGTTATCTTCGATAAGATAGACAAGGAGAGCACGGGATTCGTGACAAG GGATGCCTTCATTGATTTCTGGGTGAATAGCAATTTGATGAGTATGGATAGTGCAACCCAAGTGTTCACAATTCTGAAGCAACAGAACCGCAATTACCTCACAAAG GAGGATTTTAAACCGATTCTGAAAGATCTTTTGGACAACCATCCTGGTCTGGAGTTCTTAAAGAGTACACCTGAATTTCAAGAAAGATATG CTGAGACTGTCGTATATAGAATATTCTATTCCTTGAATCGAATTGGGAGTGGACATCTGACACTCAGGGAGCTGAAGCGTGGAAATCTACTCAATGCACTCAGGCATGCTGATGATGAAGAGGATATCAATAAAGTTTTAAG GTATTTTTCATATGAGCATTTCTATGTGATATATTGCAAGTTCTGGGAGCTGGACACAGACCACGACTTCTTTATTGACAAAGAAAATCTTATTAAGTATGGAAATCATGCACTGACATATAGGATTGTAGATAGAATTTTTTCAGAG GTTCCTAGGAAATTTACAAGTAAGGTTGAAGGGAAAATGGGCTATGAAGATTTCGTCCATTTTATATTGTCTGAAGAGGACAAATCATCAGCGCCAAGCCAAGAATATTG GTTCAAATGTATAGATTTGGATGGCAATGGCATACTTACACACATTGAACTACAGTTCTTTTTTGAGGAGCAACTTCATCGCATGGAGTGCATGGCCCAGGAACCTGTTCTATTTGAGGACATCTTGTGTCAGCTCATTGATATGATTGGACCTGAGGTTGCCTTTATTACTTTTGTGCATTGCCAAGTTATAAACGTTTTATGCTGA